A portion of the Poecilia reticulata strain Guanapo linkage group LG23, Guppy_female_1.0+MT, whole genome shotgun sequence genome contains these proteins:
- the kics2 gene encoding KICSTOR subunit 2 isoform X1, whose amino-acid sequence MSLLANTEQPGAMAEVEELRPVPRERAILESFFAQLGMFSFDRAKDYVEKEKDSSRSSGAIWGSLLAALAHLAAAEKVYHNLTFLGQKLGGQSFFSRKDSIRTVYTSLYNELRKVVTMGRHSQPSASSSSSSSSLEDLLSHLSEQLCHFTQARMEMADLYEKLHSLGAQKSVNSEELVSALEAALHKYSNKFHHPILARVEEGFQTEVDVVTQLLRCQAQVSEWHFLPALLSLHGAHAKLTAWAQLFQRQKETRKNLFGGQSQKAVQPPHLYVWLQRFHATLLAKFSFYFHEALSRQTAPGDMRALTARAAPDFYGKISAFIRKHDASNVSLVFDNRGSESFQGHGYHHLHSYREAPKGVEQFPAVVSLPSGERPLTHWPNVIMMMSDRAAELNTLDKVVQFYDDKVQSTYYLTRPEPHFTLVVIFDGRKSEKDQHITSFLQEISGSLRNCKPFSILKPGSKG is encoded by the exons CCTGTTGGCTAACACCGAGCAGCCCGGAGCCATggcggaggtggaggagctgcggCCCGTCCCGCGGGAGAGAGCCATCCTGGAGAGCTTCTTCGCTCAACTCGGGATGTTCTCCTTCGACCGGGCCAAGGACTAcgtggagaaggagaaggacaGCAGCCGGAGCTCCGGGGCCATCTGGGGCTCCCTGCTGGCGGCGCTGGCTCACCTGGCCGCCGCGGAGAAGGTGTACCACAACCTGACGTTCCTGGGCCAGAAGCTAG GCGGCCAGTCGTTCTTCAGCCGGAAAGACTCCATCCGCACCGTCTACACGTCGCTGTACAACGAGCTCAGGAAGGTGGTGACCATGGGGCGGCACAGCCAGCCCTCcgcctcctcttcatcctcctcctcctctctggaGGACCTCCTGTCCCACCTGTCGGAGCAGCTCTGCCACTTCACCCAGGCCCGCATGGAGATGGCCGACCTGTACGAGAAGCTGCACTCGCTGGGCGCCCAGAAGAGCGTGAACTCAGAGGAGCTGGTGTCCGCACTGGAGGCCGCGCTGCACAAATACAGCAACAA GTTCCACCACCCGATCCTGGCCCGGGTGGAGGAGGGCTTCCAGACGGAGGTGGACGTGGTGACCCAGCTGCTGCGCTGCCAGGCCCAGGTGTCCGAGTGGCACTTCCTGCCCGCGCTGCTCAGCCTCCACGGCGCCCACGCCAAGCTCACGGCCTGGGCCCAGCTCTTCCAGCGCCAGAAGGAGACCCGGAAGAACCTGTTCGGCGGCCAGTCCCAGAAGGCCGTGCAGCCGCCGCACCTGTACGTGTGGCTGCAGCGCTTCCACGCCACGCTGCTCGCCAAGTTCAGCTTCTACTTCCACGAGGCTCTGAGCCGGCAGACGGCGCCGGGCGACATGAGGGCGCTGACGGCCCGCGCCGCGCCGGACTTCTACGGTAAGATCTCCGCCTTCATCCGGAAGCACGACGCCAGCAACGTGTCGCTGGTGTTCGACAACCGCGGCTCGGAGAGCTTCCAGGGCCACGGCTACCACCACCTGCACTCGTACCGCGAGGCGCCCAAAGGGGTGGAGCAGTTCCCGGCGGTGGTGTCGCTGCCGTCCGGCGAGCGGCCGCTCACCCACTGGCCCAACGTCATCATGATGATGAGCGACCGCGCCGCCGAGCTCAACACGCTCGACAAGGTGGTGCAGTTCTACGACGACAAGGTCCAGAGCACCTACTACCTGACCCGACCCGAGCCGCACTTCACCCTGGTGGTCATCTTCGACGGCAGGAAGTCGGAGAAGGACCAGCACATCACTTCCTTCCTGCAGGAGATCTCCGGGTCGCTGCGGAACTGCAAACCGTTCAGCATCCTGAAGCCGGGATCGAAGGGGtga
- the kics2 gene encoding KICSTOR subunit 2 isoform X2, whose protein sequence is MAEVEELRPVPRERAILESFFAQLGMFSFDRAKDYVEKEKDSSRSSGAIWGSLLAALAHLAAAEKVYHNLTFLGQKLGGQSFFSRKDSIRTVYTSLYNELRKVVTMGRHSQPSASSSSSSSSLEDLLSHLSEQLCHFTQARMEMADLYEKLHSLGAQKSVNSEELVSALEAALHKYSNKFHHPILARVEEGFQTEVDVVTQLLRCQAQVSEWHFLPALLSLHGAHAKLTAWAQLFQRQKETRKNLFGGQSQKAVQPPHLYVWLQRFHATLLAKFSFYFHEALSRQTAPGDMRALTARAAPDFYGKISAFIRKHDASNVSLVFDNRGSESFQGHGYHHLHSYREAPKGVEQFPAVVSLPSGERPLTHWPNVIMMMSDRAAELNTLDKVVQFYDDKVQSTYYLTRPEPHFTLVVIFDGRKSEKDQHITSFLQEISGSLRNCKPFSILKPGSKG, encoded by the exons ATggcggaggtggaggagctgcggCCCGTCCCGCGGGAGAGAGCCATCCTGGAGAGCTTCTTCGCTCAACTCGGGATGTTCTCCTTCGACCGGGCCAAGGACTAcgtggagaaggagaaggacaGCAGCCGGAGCTCCGGGGCCATCTGGGGCTCCCTGCTGGCGGCGCTGGCTCACCTGGCCGCCGCGGAGAAGGTGTACCACAACCTGACGTTCCTGGGCCAGAAGCTAG GCGGCCAGTCGTTCTTCAGCCGGAAAGACTCCATCCGCACCGTCTACACGTCGCTGTACAACGAGCTCAGGAAGGTGGTGACCATGGGGCGGCACAGCCAGCCCTCcgcctcctcttcatcctcctcctcctctctggaGGACCTCCTGTCCCACCTGTCGGAGCAGCTCTGCCACTTCACCCAGGCCCGCATGGAGATGGCCGACCTGTACGAGAAGCTGCACTCGCTGGGCGCCCAGAAGAGCGTGAACTCAGAGGAGCTGGTGTCCGCACTGGAGGCCGCGCTGCACAAATACAGCAACAA GTTCCACCACCCGATCCTGGCCCGGGTGGAGGAGGGCTTCCAGACGGAGGTGGACGTGGTGACCCAGCTGCTGCGCTGCCAGGCCCAGGTGTCCGAGTGGCACTTCCTGCCCGCGCTGCTCAGCCTCCACGGCGCCCACGCCAAGCTCACGGCCTGGGCCCAGCTCTTCCAGCGCCAGAAGGAGACCCGGAAGAACCTGTTCGGCGGCCAGTCCCAGAAGGCCGTGCAGCCGCCGCACCTGTACGTGTGGCTGCAGCGCTTCCACGCCACGCTGCTCGCCAAGTTCAGCTTCTACTTCCACGAGGCTCTGAGCCGGCAGACGGCGCCGGGCGACATGAGGGCGCTGACGGCCCGCGCCGCGCCGGACTTCTACGGTAAGATCTCCGCCTTCATCCGGAAGCACGACGCCAGCAACGTGTCGCTGGTGTTCGACAACCGCGGCTCGGAGAGCTTCCAGGGCCACGGCTACCACCACCTGCACTCGTACCGCGAGGCGCCCAAAGGGGTGGAGCAGTTCCCGGCGGTGGTGTCGCTGCCGTCCGGCGAGCGGCCGCTCACCCACTGGCCCAACGTCATCATGATGATGAGCGACCGCGCCGCCGAGCTCAACACGCTCGACAAGGTGGTGCAGTTCTACGACGACAAGGTCCAGAGCACCTACTACCTGACCCGACCCGAGCCGCACTTCACCCTGGTGGTCATCTTCGACGGCAGGAAGTCGGAGAAGGACCAGCACATCACTTCCTTCCTGCAGGAGATCTCCGGGTCGCTGCGGAACTGCAAACCGTTCAGCATCCTGAAGCCGGGATCGAAGGGGtga